The Xiphophorus couchianus chromosome 5, X_couchianus-1.0, whole genome shotgun sequence genome includes a region encoding these proteins:
- the LOC114144812 gene encoding mast cell tryptase-like isoform X2 has translation MALLKVLLLLLGLGVSVNSHVSLHKRIIGGQNCDEKERLYHVRLEGNNGTETSLCGGSLIHPEWILTVAHCWKSEPGCGATVQLAGEGPTTIGPNNQRSLSAPLLPHLQCVDMIVSGFFFVATRGHLFFAEALNKDMTLGDSGGGVVFNKKIYGVIAGSGEDYAFRNPVISMVVCEYMEWISKTIGLK, from the exons atggctctgctgaaggttctgctgctgctgctggggctgg gtgtttcagtGAACTCACATGTTTCTTTGCACAAGAGAATCATTGGAGGTCAAAACTGTGATGAGAAGGAGCGTCTTTATCATGTTCGGCTGGAGGGCAACAATGGTACTGAGACAAGCTTGTGTGGAGGATCTCTGATCCACCCTGAGTGGATCCTGACTGTAGCTCACTGCTGGAAGTCGGAGCCAGGATG TGGTGCTACAGTTCAGCTGGCAGGAGAGGGTCCAACGACAATCGGCCCCAATAATCAGCGAT cacTCAGTGCTCCTCTTCTACCACATCTACAGTGTGTCGACATGATAGTTAGTGGTTTTTTCTTCGTGGCGACACGTGGGCATCTATTCTTTGCTGAAGCACTGAACAAGGATATGACtctt GGTGACTCTGGTGGAGGAGTGGTGTTCAACAAGAAGATTTATGGTGTGATTGCTGGCAGTGGAGAAGACTATGCATTCCGTAATCCAGTTATTAGCATGGTTGTGTGTGAATACATGGAGTGGATAAGCAAAACAATTGggcttaaataa
- the LOC114144812 gene encoding anionic trypsin-2-like isoform X1, giving the protein MALLKVLLLLLGLGVSVNSHVSLHKRIIGGQNCDEKERLYHVRLEGNNGTETSLCGGSLIHPEWILTVAHCWKSEPGWTTTATLGVHPRTATQEKQIIQHNPVIYVDQSHQQHDIMLLKLQRPVRNIHPVRLPRCNNRLRIGATVQLAGEGPTTIGPNNQRSLSAPLLPHLQCVDMIVSGFFFVATRGHLFFAEALNKDMTLGDSGGGVVFNKKIYGVIAGSGEDYAFRNPVISMVVCEYMEWISKTIGLK; this is encoded by the exons atggctctgctgaaggttctgctgctgctgctggggctgg gtgtttcagtGAACTCACATGTTTCTTTGCACAAGAGAATCATTGGAGGTCAAAACTGTGATGAGAAGGAGCGTCTTTATCATGTTCGGCTGGAGGGCAACAATGGTACTGAGACAAGCTTGTGTGGAGGATCTCTGATCCACCCTGAGTGGATCCTGACTGTAGCTCACTGCTGGAAGTCGGAGCCAGGATG GACTACCACAGCAACGTTAGGAGTTCATCCACGGACTGCTACACAGGAGAAACAGATCATCCAACACAATCCAGTTATTTATGTTGACCAATCGCATCAGCAGCATGACATCATGTTGCTGAAGCTTCAGAGACCAGTAAGAAATATCCATCCTGTTCGGCTACCAAGATGCAATAATCGTCTTAGAAT TGGTGCTACAGTTCAGCTGGCAGGAGAGGGTCCAACGACAATCGGCCCCAATAATCAGCGAT cacTCAGTGCTCCTCTTCTACCACATCTACAGTGTGTCGACATGATAGTTAGTGGTTTTTTCTTCGTGGCGACACGTGGGCATCTATTCTTTGCTGAAGCACTGAACAAGGATATGACtctt GGTGACTCTGGTGGAGGAGTGGTGTTCAACAAGAAGATTTATGGTGTGATTGCTGGCAGTGGAGAAGACTATGCATTCCGTAATCCAGTTATTAGCATGGTTGTGTGTGAATACATGGAGTGGATAAGCAAAACAATTGggcttaaataa
- the LOC114144805 gene encoding anionic trypsin-2-like isoform X2, which yields MALLKVLLLLLGLGVSMNSHVSLHKRIIGGQNCDDEERLYHVRLQSNNGTQEIPCGGSLIHPEWILTAAHCWNSEPGWTTTAKLGVHPRTATQDKQIIQHNPVIYVDQSHQQHDIMLLKLQRPVRNIHPVRLPRCNNRITIGATVQLAGAGSTITGPNNLRLESAPLPPHLQCVDMKVSGFVFKKTSGHVFFAEALNKDMTLGDSGGGVVFNKKIYGVIAGSGKDYAFQNPVISMVVCEYMEWISKTIGLK from the exons atggctctgctgaaggttctgctgctgctgctggggctgg gtgtttcaATGAACTCACATGTTTCTCTGCACAAGAGAATCATTGGAGGTCAAAACTGTGATGACGAAGAGCGTCTTTATCATGTTCGGCTGCAAAGCAACAATGGTACTCAGGAGATCCCTTGTGGAGGATCTCTGATCCACCCTGAGTGGATCctgactgcagctcactgctggAACTCTGAGCCAGGATG GACTACCACAGCAAAGTTAGGAGTTCATCCACGGACTGCTACACAGGACAAACAGATAATCCAACACAATCCAGTTATTTATGTTGACCAATCGCATCAGCAGCATGACATCATGTTGCTGAAGCTTCAGAGACCAGTAAGAAATATCCATCCTGTTCGGCTACCAAGATGCAATAATCGTATTACGAT TGGTGCTACTGTTCAGCTGGCAGGAGCAGGATCAACGATAACCGGCCCCAATAATTTACGCT TAGAAAGTGCTCCTCTTCCACCACATCTTCAGTGTGTCGACATGAAAGTTAGTGGTTTTGTCTTTAAGAAAACATCTGGGCATGTATTCTTTGCTGAAGCACTGAACAAGGATATGACtctt GGTGACTCTGGTGGAGGAGTGGTGTTCAACAAGAAGATTTATGGTGTGATTGCTGGCAGTGGAAAAGACTATGCATTCCAGAATCCAGTTATTAGCATGGTTGTGTGTGAATACATGGAGTGGATAAGCAAAACAATTGggcttaaataa
- the LOC114144805 gene encoding anionic trypsin-2-like isoform X1, with translation MALLKVLLLLLGLGESDTLETLETLPVVPGVSMNSHVSLHKRIIGGQNCDDEERLYHVRLQSNNGTQEIPCGGSLIHPEWILTAAHCWNSEPGWTTTAKLGVHPRTATQDKQIIQHNPVIYVDQSHQQHDIMLLKLQRPVRNIHPVRLPRCNNRITIGATVQLAGAGSTITGPNNLRLESAPLPPHLQCVDMKVSGFVFKKTSGHVFFAEALNKDMTLGDSGGGVVFNKKIYGVIAGSGKDYAFQNPVISMVVCEYMEWISKTIGLK, from the exons atggctctgctgaaggttctgctgctgctgctggggctggGTGAGTCAGACACACTGGAAACACTGGAGACACTCCCAGTAGTTCCAG gtgtttcaATGAACTCACATGTTTCTCTGCACAAGAGAATCATTGGAGGTCAAAACTGTGATGACGAAGAGCGTCTTTATCATGTTCGGCTGCAAAGCAACAATGGTACTCAGGAGATCCCTTGTGGAGGATCTCTGATCCACCCTGAGTGGATCctgactgcagctcactgctggAACTCTGAGCCAGGATG GACTACCACAGCAAAGTTAGGAGTTCATCCACGGACTGCTACACAGGACAAACAGATAATCCAACACAATCCAGTTATTTATGTTGACCAATCGCATCAGCAGCATGACATCATGTTGCTGAAGCTTCAGAGACCAGTAAGAAATATCCATCCTGTTCGGCTACCAAGATGCAATAATCGTATTACGAT TGGTGCTACTGTTCAGCTGGCAGGAGCAGGATCAACGATAACCGGCCCCAATAATTTACGCT TAGAAAGTGCTCCTCTTCCACCACATCTTCAGTGTGTCGACATGAAAGTTAGTGGTTTTGTCTTTAAGAAAACATCTGGGCATGTATTCTTTGCTGAAGCACTGAACAAGGATATGACtctt GGTGACTCTGGTGGAGGAGTGGTGTTCAACAAGAAGATTTATGGTGTGATTGCTGGCAGTGGAAAAGACTATGCATTCCAGAATCCAGTTATTAGCATGGTTGTGTGTGAATACATGGAGTGGATAAGCAAAACAATTGggcttaaataa